In Desulfopila inferna, a single window of DNA contains:
- a CDS encoding ABC transporter ATP-binding protein, with protein sequence MVETILEVKGLNKSYGALQATKELSFAVERGHIHALIGPNGAGKTTLVNQLTGDIRSDSGRIIYKNKDITGLRDYRRARLGIARSFQITHIFENLSVAENMALSICANDGHNFRFWSDSMKSRIVREKLPEALERIDLNGRADVRASALSHGEKRQLEVGMALTGKPEFLILDEPMAGLGPGGTIELSKLIKRLKGDLTILLVEHDMDVVFALADIITVLVYGENILTAPPSEIRRDERVRSAYLGEGE encoded by the coding sequence ATGGTTGAAACAATCCTCGAAGTGAAGGGCCTCAATAAATCATATGGCGCCTTGCAGGCCACAAAAGAACTGAGCTTCGCTGTTGAGCGAGGGCACATCCACGCTCTCATCGGGCCCAACGGCGCCGGCAAAACCACCCTGGTCAATCAGCTGACCGGAGATATCCGCTCCGACAGTGGCAGGATAATATATAAAAACAAGGACATAACCGGACTCAGGGATTACCGCAGGGCACGACTGGGAATCGCCAGGTCTTTTCAGATCACCCACATCTTTGAGAATCTCAGCGTTGCCGAAAACATGGCCCTTTCCATCTGCGCCAATGACGGTCATAATTTCCGCTTCTGGTCCGACAGTATGAAAAGCAGAATCGTCAGGGAAAAACTGCCCGAAGCGCTGGAACGCATCGACCTGAACGGTCGAGCCGATGTACGGGCAAGCGCTCTGTCGCACGGCGAGAAGCGACAGCTCGAGGTGGGCATGGCGCTCACCGGCAAACCCGAGTTTCTTATACTTGATGAACCCATGGCCGGATTGGGTCCAGGCGGGACCATCGAGCTTTCCAAGTTGATAAAAAGGCTCAAGGGTGATCTGACCATCCTGCTGGTGGAACATGATATGGACGTGGTCTTTGCCCTTGCCGATATTATCACGGTGCTGGTATACGGCGAAAATATCCTCACCGCACCTCCCAGTGAAATCCGGCGGGATGAGCGGGTGCGCTCCGCTTACCTTGGAGAAGGTGAGTAA
- a CDS encoding DUF4388 domain-containing protein: MEKKAVKFRDAIFIVTQERSCPIYNVGEEFKVVNCCLSISSFKPGCLFLAQEIVKIISSRDSFGGFSKLGGQRTKFSCGGCEGHVSFEFKKDKDFATLQMKLLNETEEKRRRQHLDKFFGVLRNLTIFEPLDDDALSDLTLLLDLKTIPIDKIIIKKGAPGDHLYILLKGRVAVMADDGSRLAELGHGEIFGEMSLLTGEPISQTVRSIAAVQVAMLSIKNFKQIIVKHPVLQLFLFKMLVERAQTMALRSGNITSGMTGELAEITIVDLFQLINSAQKTGTVSLALDQGKALVFFRDGQIIHARFLKLRNREAILMLLSEKSGHFSYTKGVPAELDRLPPIGEFIGILMEGLQRIDEQRG; this comes from the coding sequence GTGGAAAAGAAAGCTGTTAAATTTCGTGATGCCATTTTTATTGTCACCCAGGAACGTTCCTGTCCTATCTATAATGTCGGTGAAGAATTCAAGGTTGTTAACTGCTGCCTTTCGATTTCCTCCTTCAAGCCCGGCTGCCTTTTTCTGGCACAGGAAATAGTCAAAATCATCAGCTCTCGGGACAGCTTCGGCGGTTTTTCTAAATTAGGCGGCCAGAGAACGAAATTCAGTTGCGGCGGCTGCGAGGGGCATGTCAGTTTTGAGTTTAAAAAAGATAAAGATTTTGCAACATTGCAGATGAAGCTTCTCAATGAGACGGAAGAGAAGCGTCGACGCCAGCACCTGGATAAATTCTTTGGTGTGCTGCGAAACCTGACCATCTTCGAACCTCTTGATGATGATGCCCTCAGCGACCTCACTCTGCTTCTTGACTTGAAGACCATCCCCATTGACAAGATAATTATAAAAAAGGGAGCCCCCGGTGATCACCTCTACATTCTTCTGAAAGGCCGGGTGGCGGTTATGGCCGACGATGGCTCACGTCTGGCGGAATTGGGGCACGGGGAGATTTTTGGTGAAATGAGCCTGCTGACCGGCGAACCGATAAGCCAGACGGTACGATCCATAGCGGCCGTCCAGGTGGCCATGCTGAGTATCAAAAACTTTAAGCAGATCATTGTAAAGCATCCGGTATTGCAGCTTTTTCTTTTCAAAATGCTGGTAGAGCGAGCTCAGACCATGGCCCTGCGTTCAGGAAATATTACCTCGGGCATGACCGGAGAGCTGGCAGAGATCACCATTGTCGATCTCTTTCAGCTTATCAATTCAGCTCAGAAGACCGGCACGGTTTCCCTGGCTCTTGATCAGGGCAAGGCACTGGTTTTTTTCAGGGATGGCCAAATCATTCATGCCCGTTTTCTCAAACTCCGAAATCGCGAAGCTATCCTGATGCTTCTATCTGAGAAAAGCGGCCATTTCAGTTACACCAAAGGGGTCCCCGCTGAACTTGACAGGCTTCCGCCGATTGGTGAATTTATCGGAATACTTATGGAAGGATTGCAGCGGATCGATGAACAGCGAGGATAA
- a CDS encoding response regulator, translating to MKKQPIRIMVVEDEILVGIMIAKKLRAFGYDVRDVITSGEEAIDQAGYDQPQVILMDVTLSGSINGLQAARQIKVKYNIPIILFSGYNKEDLAKEAEKIEPVAIVSKMGSIAELQAAIEKAVAG from the coding sequence ATGAAAAAGCAGCCGATAAGGATAATGGTGGTCGAGGATGAAATTCTCGTGGGCATCATGATTGCCAAAAAACTGCGGGCCTTCGGTTATGATGTCAGAGATGTCATCACCTCAGGAGAGGAGGCTATCGATCAGGCCGGATATGACCAGCCCCAGGTGATTCTTATGGATGTCACCCTGTCGGGAAGCATCAATGGCCTGCAGGCAGCCCGGCAGATTAAGGTTAAATACAATATCCCCATAATCCTCTTCAGCGGCTACAATAAAGAAGATCTGGCCAAAGAGGCCGAAAAGATTGAACCTGTAGCAATCGTCTCGAAAATGGGCAGTATTGCAGAACTGCAGGCTGCTATAGAAAAGGCCGTTGCCGGCTGA
- a CDS encoding ABC transporter ATP-binding protein, protein MLKLDKIDTFYGESQALFKVSLQVKEAEVVTLLGRNGMGKSTTIRSIMGLTPIRHGQISFAEKLIHTLPSYSIARLGLGLVPEGRQIFPNLTVRENLIATASNFTGSATPYTTDDIFTIFPRLKDRLNNFGNQLSGGEQQMLAVGRALMINPRLLILDEATEGLAPLVRREIWRGLAILKSKGLAILIIDKNLKALMNIAEHHYIMEKGQIVWDGTTAELQSLPDLQSRYLGV, encoded by the coding sequence ATGCTTAAGCTTGATAAAATTGACACCTTTTACGGAGAAAGCCAGGCGCTGTTTAAGGTCTCGCTCCAGGTCAAAGAAGCCGAGGTCGTCACTCTTCTCGGCAGAAACGGCATGGGAAAAAGTACGACGATCCGCTCCATCATGGGTCTCACCCCGATCCGGCATGGGCAGATTTCCTTCGCTGAAAAACTAATCCACACATTGCCAAGCTACAGTATCGCCCGCCTGGGGCTTGGTCTGGTGCCGGAGGGCAGGCAGATTTTCCCCAATCTCACCGTCCGCGAAAATCTCATCGCCACGGCCTCTAATTTTACCGGATCGGCTACCCCCTATACCACTGACGATATCTTCACCATCTTTCCGCGGCTTAAGGACAGGCTTAACAACTTCGGCAATCAGCTCTCCGGGGGCGAACAACAGATGCTTGCGGTCGGCAGAGCCCTGATGATCAATCCCAGATTGCTCATTCTCGATGAGGCCACCGAAGGCCTTGCTCCCCTGGTTCGCCGTGAAATCTGGCGGGGCCTGGCCATTCTCAAAAGCAAAGGTCTGGCAATTTTAATAATTGATAAAAATCTCAAGGCTCTGATGAATATAGCAGAGCACCACTATATCATGGAAAAGGGCCAAATAGTCTGGGACGGTACTACTGCCGAGCTCCAATCTCTCCCTGATCTCCAGTCCCGCTACCTGGGAGTATGA
- a CDS encoding histidine kinase dimerization/phosphoacceptor domain -containing protein, whose translation MIEKIKSSIGFKLLLLLTIVIILAIVPLTFTALRSLKHYGQIADELHEEQIRLQALSGLTKITSEQAGRYQEYFNRIAASAALLGSQASAIYADLPIYSAIPLQKYSYKLSKKNNTWRNDSVDPVVTLYWGETDIPAKVSEEMRAMTHLTPLFKRVLRENPEAHAVHTIFISGMGHYFTNNGRSKKAAFDILPTTVFDLRHGEPMTIFGRKKQEKYDVKWTDIYKDIVTNDYMLTASAPIYDDNDVFRGITGIDIPLSTIISEVYAYDKIPSKDLILFSFILNEDGRIVAMPQKFAQLLGITFDHPDFANTGDRLNTYLWESHHKSVQEMVYTAKRLINYSGKLSIDSKNYYIATSKMPKQGWIFGIAVLEEDMLLSVAESRQELSKTIKSMAAKGVFISLFTVFIAVFIIFTFLKYLITPLRKLALATTQVAAGDLTVRSPVTSTDEVGVLARSFNSMVTQLEAVQMQQEQHSNSLKLEVEQRNAELFRQKKDLEKIITQLKREIEHRQIISEALRHSQKMYIDTLESSNAGVYIVEDGIISYVNTSLAENLFRSSKEELVGKSPLELFCEEERPLAAENIQQRLKGVDIPPYTIKCLRPDGSSFPGEIWSRVSAWQHKKVLVGTISDISDIKKNEERLQIQDRQLQQSLREKEVLLKEIYHRTKNNMLIIISMLDLQSEDFEDEGLKTIFQETENRIRSMALVHEKLYQSQNLAEIDMGSYLHDVAESLLTSMVLDNRIKLKIDAEPILINIDYAVPLGLVVNEIITNSIKHAFPNKMPGSIFLSIEKSGCKELLLTIADNGIGLPEEVDVLGSTTFGMGIIISSLVKMQLKGQITVERSQGTRYQISFPEPKIVQRL comes from the coding sequence ATGATTGAAAAGATCAAGTCCAGTATAGGTTTTAAGCTGCTTCTTTTACTTACAATCGTCATTATTCTGGCTATTGTCCCACTTACTTTCACCGCCCTGCGTTCTCTCAAACATTATGGTCAAATAGCCGACGAATTGCACGAAGAGCAAATACGGCTTCAGGCGCTTTCCGGACTAACAAAAATCACCAGCGAGCAAGCGGGCAGATATCAGGAATATTTTAACCGCATTGCAGCTTCTGCTGCTCTTTTAGGGAGCCAGGCCTCGGCAATTTATGCCGATCTCCCCATTTATTCGGCAATTCCACTCCAAAAATATTCCTACAAATTATCGAAAAAAAACAATACCTGGAGAAACGACAGTGTCGACCCGGTGGTGACTCTTTACTGGGGGGAAACAGATATACCGGCAAAGGTCAGCGAGGAAATGCGGGCCATGACCCATTTGACCCCTCTTTTCAAGAGAGTCTTGCGGGAAAACCCCGAGGCACACGCGGTCCACACTATTTTTATTTCAGGGATGGGCCACTACTTCACCAACAATGGTAGAAGCAAAAAAGCTGCATTTGACATATTGCCCACTACGGTATTCGATCTCCGCCATGGAGAACCGATGACCATCTTTGGCCGAAAAAAGCAGGAGAAATATGATGTCAAATGGACCGATATATACAAGGACATAGTCACTAATGACTATATGCTGACCGCCAGTGCACCTATTTATGATGACAATGATGTGTTTCGTGGCATAACCGGCATCGACATACCTCTCAGTACCATCATAAGTGAAGTTTACGCCTATGACAAAATTCCCTCCAAGGACTTGATCCTGTTCTCTTTTATTCTGAACGAAGATGGGCGGATAGTTGCAATGCCGCAAAAATTCGCTCAACTTCTCGGTATAACTTTTGATCATCCAGATTTTGCCAATACCGGCGATCGTCTCAATACCTATCTCTGGGAATCACACCATAAGAGCGTCCAGGAGATGGTATATACCGCCAAGAGGTTAATAAATTATTCGGGAAAGCTCTCGATTGATTCCAAGAATTACTACATCGCTACCAGCAAAATGCCCAAACAGGGATGGATTTTCGGCATAGCTGTCCTGGAAGAGGATATGCTCCTCTCTGTTGCCGAGAGCCGCCAGGAACTGAGCAAAACCATTAAAAGCATGGCTGCTAAGGGGGTCTTTATTTCTTTGTTCACGGTGTTTATTGCTGTTTTCATTATTTTTACCTTTCTCAAATATCTGATCACTCCTCTGCGCAAACTTGCTCTTGCAACAACCCAGGTCGCCGCGGGAGACCTCACGGTCCGCAGCCCGGTAACCTCAACCGATGAAGTCGGTGTTCTGGCGCGTTCGTTCAATTCCATGGTGACGCAACTCGAGGCCGTGCAGATGCAGCAAGAGCAGCATTCGAACTCTCTCAAGCTGGAGGTGGAACAGAGAAACGCGGAGCTGTTCAGACAAAAAAAAGATCTGGAAAAAATCATAACCCAGCTCAAAAGGGAGATTGAGCACAGACAGATAATTTCTGAGGCCCTGCGTCATAGCCAGAAGATGTACATTGATACCCTGGAATCATCCAACGCCGGTGTCTATATCGTTGAAGACGGCATCATCAGCTATGTTAATACATCTTTGGCCGAAAACCTTTTTCGTTCCTCCAAGGAGGAACTTGTTGGAAAAAGCCCTCTGGAACTTTTTTGCGAAGAGGAACGCCCACTCGCTGCAGAGAACATACAGCAACGCCTCAAAGGTGTGGACATTCCCCCTTATACAATTAAATGTCTTCGTCCGGATGGCTCTTCTTTTCCTGGAGAAATATGGTCAAGGGTTTCAGCCTGGCAGCATAAGAAGGTACTGGTCGGCACAATTTCCGATATCAGCGATATTAAAAAGAATGAAGAACGTCTCCAGATCCAGGACCGCCAGCTCCAGCAGTCTCTGCGCGAAAAAGAAGTGCTGCTCAAAGAGATCTACCATCGGACCAAAAACAATATGTTGATTATCATATCCATGCTCGATCTGCAGAGCGAGGATTTTGAGGACGAAGGTCTCAAAACCATATTCCAGGAAACCGAAAACCGGATCAGATCGATGGCCCTGGTCCACGAGAAACTTTATCAGTCACAGAATCTTGCAGAAATAGACATGGGCAGCTATCTTCATGATGTTGCAGAATCACTGCTCACCTCCATGGTGCTCGATAACAGGATAAAACTTAAGATAGATGCCGAACCGATACTGATTAATATCGATTATGCAGTCCCGCTGGGATTGGTTGTCAACGAAATAATAACCAATTCCATCAAACATGCATTTCCGAACAAGATGCCGGGTTCAATTTTTCTGAGTATAGAAAAGTCGGGCTGTAAAGAGCTCTTGCTGACCATAGCGGATAATGGTATTGGTCTTCCTGAAGAGGTTGATGTGCTGGGCAGCACCACCTTCGGCATGGGAATCATCATATCCAGTCTGGTCAAAATGCAGCTTAAGGGCCAGATCACGGTGGAGCGCAGTCAAGGCACACGATATCAAATCAGTTTTCCTGAACCAAAGATAGTGCAGCGTCTATGA